A single region of the Halarcobacter mediterraneus genome encodes:
- a CDS encoding DUF1538 domain-containing protein, with amino-acid sequence MTQFNFFLKLLRDSFRDLIPIIVVILFFQLAIIQSVPEGWLGTAIGLGIVGVGLAIFLQGLEIGIFPIGESLARDFAKNGTFLWVLFFAFLIGFGTTIAEPALAVIADKAASISSGRIDATILRLVVAGSVGFAIFLGVYRIYKGHPIHYYIIVGYVLVVSVTFFAPKEIIGLAYDLGGVTTSTVTVPLVAALGIGLASSIKGRNPVIDGFGLIAFASLTPMIFVQIYGIAVYNLVEAKTVAAITIDASVSTVADITAQSLLIGIFNVVKDVAPILLIILFFQYVVLKKKIENLKTVFLGFILVIIGLDAFILGLEMGLFNLGETMAYQLTKSGSIMMIYSFAFAIGFSTTMAEPALMAIAKKAKEISDGKINDFALRIFVAFGVAVGIALGAFRIVDGGHIHYYIIFGYILVILLTSIAPKYIVPIAYDSGGVTTSTVTVPLVAALGIGLATNIEGRYPLIDGFGLIAFASLFPMITVMLYGIIIEKLGVKSDTEIEAANILRDTLIDAENMDLATINIDGSDRRHSLPMDFSAVVILVPIEKKLDAIQAASKAGAPGVTVLRADGIGLGKMDNFYRTSFEANDALLLFLLPQSLVKPVIKSIIHSLHITTTGKGIAFAFPLTHMKGISLNRHDIFVNRKDHKNPENDVEKLIKEDEEKAFEKIEEGSKIINEESKELK; translated from the coding sequence ATGACACAGTTTAATTTTTTTCTGAAACTTTTAAGAGATTCTTTTAGAGATTTAATACCTATTATTGTTGTAATATTGTTTTTTCAGCTTGCAATTATTCAATCTGTACCTGAAGGTTGGTTAGGAACAGCAATTGGTTTAGGTATAGTTGGAGTTGGCTTAGCAATATTTTTACAAGGACTTGAAATAGGGATTTTCCCAATAGGTGAAAGTCTTGCAAGAGATTTTGCAAAAAATGGGACTTTTTTATGGGTTTTATTTTTTGCTTTTTTAATTGGTTTTGGTACCACAATTGCAGAACCTGCTCTTGCTGTAATCGCTGATAAGGCTGCTTCCATCTCAAGTGGACGTATTGATGCTACAATTCTAAGACTTGTTGTTGCTGGTTCAGTTGGGTTTGCAATCTTTTTAGGTGTTTATAGAATATATAAAGGACATCCTATTCATTACTATATTATAGTAGGATATGTTCTTGTTGTATCTGTGACTTTTTTTGCCCCAAAAGAGATTATAGGACTTGCCTATGACTTAGGTGGAGTCACAACTTCAACTGTAACTGTTCCCCTTGTGGCTGCACTTGGTATAGGACTTGCTTCTTCTATTAAGGGACGAAACCCTGTAATTGATGGTTTTGGTCTTATTGCTTTTGCTTCTTTAACTCCAATGATATTTGTTCAAATATATGGAATTGCAGTATACAATCTAGTAGAAGCAAAAACTGTAGCTGCTATTACTATTGATGCTTCTGTTTCTACAGTAGCAGATATTACAGCGCAATCTTTATTAATAGGAATTTTTAATGTTGTAAAAGATGTTGCACCTATATTATTAATTATTCTTTTCTTTCAATATGTTGTTTTAAAGAAAAAAATTGAAAATTTAAAGACAGTATTTTTAGGATTTATTTTAGTAATTATTGGACTTGATGCTTTTATTCTTGGTCTTGAAATGGGATTATTTAATCTTGGTGAGACTATGGCTTATCAATTGACAAAATCAGGTTCTATAATGATGATTTATTCTTTTGCTTTCGCAATTGGATTTTCTACGACAATGGCAGAACCTGCTCTTATGGCAATTGCTAAAAAAGCAAAAGAGATAAGTGATGGTAAAATAAATGACTTTGCTTTAAGAATTTTTGTTGCTTTTGGAGTTGCTGTTGGTATTGCTTTAGGTGCATTTAGAATTGTAGATGGTGGACATATTCACTACTATATTATTTTTGGATATATTCTAGTTATTCTTTTAACTTCAATTGCTCCAAAATATATAGTTCCAATTGCATATGATAGTGGAGGAGTTACAACTTCAACTGTTACAGTTCCTCTTGTAGCAGCACTTGGTATTGGTCTTGCAACAAATATTGAAGGAAGGTATCCTTTAATCGATGGTTTTGGACTTATTGCTTTTGCTTCACTTTTTCCAATGATTACTGTAATGCTTTATGGTATTATTATTGAAAAACTTGGAGTTAAGTCTGATACTGAAATTGAAGCAGCAAATATTTTAAGAGATACTTTAATAGATGCAGAGAATATGGATTTAGCAACTATAAATATAGATGGGAGCGATAGAAGACACTCGTTACCTATGGATTTTTCTGCTGTAGTTATTCTTGTACCTATTGAGAAAAAACTAGATGCTATACAAGCTGCAAGTAAAGCTGGAGCTCCAGGGGTAACTGTATTAAGAGCTGATGGAATAGGTTTAGGAAAAATGGATAACTTTTATAGAACATCTTTTGAAGCTAACGATGCTTTATTATTATTTTTACTTCCACAAAGTTTGGTTAAACCTGTTATTAAATCAATAATTCATTCTCTTCATATTACTACAACTGGTAAAGGTATTGCTTTTGCTTTCCCTTTAACACATATGAAAGGTATTAGTTTAAATAGACATGATATTTTTGTAAATAGAAAAGATCATAAAAACCCAGAAAATGATGTAGAAAAATTAATAAAAGAAGATGAGGAAAAAGCTTTTGAAAAAATTGAAGAAGGCTCAAAGATTATAAATGAAGAATCTAAAGAACTTAAATGA
- a CDS encoding thioredoxin family protein, which produces MKNLKNLNEVNEVISTVPAVLIYFSGENCSVCTALKPKIEEQVKSHLPKIEIYEVKADFYKEIASNFSVFSIPTILVFFDSKEFKREGRNISVLNFIEELRRPYNLFME; this is translated from the coding sequence ATGAAGAATCTAAAGAACTTAAATGAAGTAAATGAGGTTATAAGTACAGTTCCTGCTGTACTTATATATTTTTCAGGAGAGAATTGTTCTGTTTGCACAGCTTTGAAGCCTAAAATTGAAGAGCAAGTTAAATCACATTTACCTAAAATTGAAATTTATGAAGTAAAAGCTGACTTTTATAAAGAGATAGCAAGTAATTTTTCGGTATTTTCTATACCAACTATTTTGGTATTTTTTGATTCAAAAGAGTTTAAAAGAGAGGGTAGAAATATCTCTGTTTTAAACTTTATAGAGGAGTTAAGAAGACCATATAATTTATTTATGGAATAG
- a CDS encoding heme-binding domain-containing protein has translation MKRALLIFAIVFIAMQFIQTDKVNKQTSSELEIKAPTEIMTIFKQACYDCHSNNTKWPWYSNVAPFSWIIDSHVKNGRKALNFSLWQEYTKEKKEEKLKAIFRTAYASMPLSSYIKAHEEADLTREQRTLIRDWTGVKK, from the coding sequence ATGAAAAGAGCACTTTTAATTTTTGCAATAGTATTTATTGCTATGCAATTTATTCAAACTGATAAAGTAAATAAACAAACATCATCAGAACTTGAAATTAAAGCACCAACTGAAATAATGACTATTTTTAAACAAGCCTGTTATGATTGTCATTCAAATAATACAAAATGGCCTTGGTACTCAAATGTTGCACCTTTTTCTTGGATAATTGATAGCCATGTAAAAAATGGAAGAAAAGCTTTAAACTTCTCACTTTGGCAAGAATATACAAAAGAGAAGAAAGAAGAAAAATTAAAAGCAATATTTAGAACAGCATATGCATCAATGCCTCTTAGTTCTTATATAAAAGCTCATGAAGAAGCAGATTTAACAAGAGAACAAAGAACATTGATTAGAGATTGGACTGGAGTGAAAAAATAG